From Oryza sativa Japonica Group chromosome 4, ASM3414082v1, one genomic window encodes:
- the LOC4335453 gene encoding protein MICRORCHIDIA 7, with protein MAAAGGGGRGGRPVEEDFIELSSSDSDSDGEGGGGGSAKRSRGVGAGGSAGKRARVSAAGVAVDLPPGFLDPLPHAASAAAGAEASAGPSKSATKQFWKAGDYDGKPLGDGAPQSSVSGLDHVRVHPKFLHSNATSHKWALGALAELLDNSLDEVINGATYVNIDMLENNKDKTRMLLVEDDGGGMDPDKMRQCMSLGYSAKSKVASTIGQYGNGFKTSTMRLGADVLVFSRSGGKGGKRLTQSVGMLSYTFLRSTNKEDIVVPMIDYENQQGWKRKPRTTFADWNTSLQTIITWSPYSTEAELLEQFSSIKEQGTRIIIYNLWEDDEGHLELDFDEDIHDIQLRGGNRDEKNILMAKQFPNSKHFLTYRHSLRSYASILYLRVPSFFQMILRGKEIEHHNIVTDMMLKKEVKYKPVAPNGVPKDSNMVADVTIGFVKDAKHHVDVQGFNVYHKNRLIKPFWRVWTAAGSGGRGVIGVLEANFIEPAHDKQDFERTTLLARLEARLIQMQKDYWSGNAHRIGYSGTRAGRSNETEEDAPEVTQSAQQSPYSTGKNYGKSNKKQSPYSTGKDNGKSNTKSGKASTSFHTQRRTDKSATTKQPGRSIMYGLSDTSDESDSEFVGAPTPTSSRSHILNPHRKSFQNGTALATPPSNGRTERERNKTASQPVQLNATSNGDYTIDDHETIIKQLRGENSSLKERLLKVEESLSQELAIERDKNKSLTERLEDAQRQLETSNKEQEALIDIFSEERGRRDLEEENLRGKLKDASSTIQDLLEQLNAARKGRKF; from the exons atggcggccgccggcggcggcggcagagggggGCGCCCCGTCGAGGAGGATTTCATCGAGCTGAGTAGCAGCGActccgattccgacggggagggcggcgggggcggcagcGCGAAGAGGTCGCGGGGTGTGGGGGCGGGTGGATCGGCGGGGAAGCGCGCTAGGGTTTCCGCGGCGGGCGTGGCCGTGGATCTGCCCCCGGGTTTCCTTGATCCTCTACCAcatgcggcgtcggcggcggcgggggcggaggcatCGGCGGGGCCGTCGAAGAGCGCGACGAAGCAGTTCTGGAAGGCCGGGGACTACGACGGGAAGCCGCTTGGGGATGGAGCGCCGCAGTCGTCAG TATCCGGATTGGATCATGTTCGTGTACATCCTAAATTTTTGCACTCAAATGCAACAAGCCACAAGTGGGCTCTGGGGG CATTGGCTGAGCTGCTGGATAACTCTCTTGATGAA GTCATAAATGGAGCTACCTATGTGAACATTGATATGTTGGAGAATAATAAAGACAAAACAAGAATGCTCCTTGTTGAAG ATGATGGTGGTGGAATGGACCCAGACAAAATGCGGCAGTGCATGTCATTGGGTTATTCAGCCAAGAGCAAAGTTGCAAGTACTATTGGGCAAT ATGGAAATGGTTTCAAGACAAGTACAATGAGACTTGGTGCTGATGTTTTAGTTTTCTCCCGTAGTGGTGGAAAAGGTGGCAAAAG GCTTACCCAAAGTGTTGGCATGCTATCCTACACCTTTCTGAGGAGCACCAACAAAGAGGATATTGTTGTTCCAATG ATTGATTATGAAAATCAACAAGGTTGGAAAAGAAAGCCACGGACTACATTTGCTGATTGGAACACAAGCTTACAGACTATTATTACATGGTCGCCATATTCAACTGAAGCAGAACTACTTGAGCAG TTTAGTTCTATAAAGGAACAAGGGACTCGTATTATCATTTACAATCTTTGGGAGGACGATGAAGGACATTTGGAGCTTGATTTTGATGAGGACATACAC GATATTCAACTCAGAGGTGGCAATCGTGATGAGAAAAATATCCTGATGGCTAAGCAGTTTCCGAACTCCAAGCATTTCCTGACTTATAGGCATTCATTAAGG AGCTATGCATCCATTTTATATCTCCGAGTTCCAAGTTTTTTCCAAATGATTTTACGTGGAAAAGAGATTGAGCACCATAATATTGTGACTGACATGATGTTGAAGAAAGAGGTGAAATACAAGCCGGTTGCACCTAATGGTGTTCCAAAGGATTCAAAT ATGGTAGCCGATGTAACAATTGGCTTTGTTAAAGATGCAAAACATCATGTTGATGTTCAGGGATTTAATGTATACCACAAGAACAGGCTAATAAAG CCTTTCTGGAGAGTGTGGACTGCCGCTGGAAGTGGTGGGCGTGGTGTCATAG GTGTACTGGAAGCTAATTTTATAGAGCCAGCTCATGATAAGCAGGACTTTGAGAGAACAACTCTTCTAGCAAGACTTGAAGCACGATTAATTCAAATGCAGAAAGACTATTG GTCAGGAAATGCTCATCGAATTGGATATTCTGGGACACGTGCTGGCAGATCCAATGAAACAGAAG AGGACGCCCCTGAAGTTACCCAAAGTGCACAGCAATCACCTTACTCTACTGGAAAAAATTAtggaaaatcaaataaaaagcAATCGCCTTACTCTACTGGGAAAGATAATGGAAAATCAAATACTAAATCTGGGAAGGCAAGCACGTCATTTCATACTCAGCGAAGAACTGATAAGTCTGCAACGACTAAACAACCTGGAAGATCAATAATGTATGGGCTTTCAGATACCAGTGATGAAAGTGATTCTGAGTTTGTGGGCGCCCCAACTCCAACAAGTTCAAGATCTCATATCCTGAATCCACATAGAAAATCTTTCCAGAATGGGACTGCTTTGGCAACACCTCCATCCAATGGACGgacagaaagagagagaaacaaaACTGCATCCCAGCCTGTG CAACTTAATGCAACAAGTAATGGGGATTATACTATTGATGATCATGAGACTATTATCAAGCAACTGAGGGGCGAAAACTCATCGTTGAAGGAAAG GTTACTGAAGGTGGAAGAATCATTGTCACAGGAGCTGGCGATTGAACGTGATAAGAACAAATCGTTAACAGAGAGG TTAGAGGATGCACAGAGGCAACTAGAAACTTCAAACAAGGAACAAGAAGCATTGATTGACATCTTCTCAGAAGAAAGAGGTCGACGAGACCTAGAAGAGGAAAATCTGCGAGGGAAGCTAAAG GATGCTTCTTCTACCATACAAGATTTGCTGGAGCAATTAAACGCTGCCCGAAAAGGTCGCAAGTTTTGA